One window of Hujiaoplasma nucleasis genomic DNA carries:
- a CDS encoding restriction endonuclease subunit S: protein MRFKSYKLEDILEKVIDNRGKTPPTVDAGVPLIQSFMLGKGNRYPLVNDKTKFVSIDTYNTWFRSGHPEKGDVLIAVNGSIGEVSIVDKKKYSIAQDLIGLRFDKTLCSPKYMYYLMISNYMKEVYSRLNNGATRPSIRVPHLMGYEIEIIKSIEEQKSIANILSSLDDKIEINNKINKNLEELAQTLYKRWFVDFEFPNEDGEPYKSSGGEMVESELGLIPEGWDITNFSTIINIYSGKRPPKKVKERDSKYEIPVLGASGIMAYTNDYNIQSEVLVIGRVGTHGVVQRINEKVWSSDNTLIIESQKYYFSYQILMSIDYKSLNRGSTQPLITQTDIKKVDIVKPNNVLVENYEEICRNAFNVINSNNIQNNILCEFRNELLPKLMNGEIEVPIEE, encoded by the coding sequence ATGAGGTTTAAAAGTTATAAGTTAGAAGATATTTTAGAAAAAGTTATAGATAATAGAGGTAAGACTCCACCAACAGTAGATGCAGGGGTACCATTAATTCAATCTTTTATGTTGGGTAAAGGAAATAGATATCCACTTGTTAATGATAAGACTAAATTTGTTTCTATTGATACATATAATACATGGTTTAGGTCTGGTCATCCTGAAAAAGGAGATGTACTAATTGCAGTTAATGGTAGCATTGGTGAAGTTAGCATAGTTGATAAGAAAAAATATTCTATCGCTCAAGACTTAATAGGTTTGAGATTTGATAAAACTTTATGTTCGCCTAAATATATGTATTATTTAATGATTTCTAATTATATGAAAGAAGTTTACTCAAGATTAAATAATGGAGCAACAAGACCGAGTATTAGAGTGCCACATTTAATGGGATACGAAATTGAAATAATTAAAAGTATCGAAGAACAAAAATCAATAGCGAACATCCTTTCATCACTTGATGATAAGATAGAAATCAACAACAAGATCAACAAGAATCTAGAAGAACTTGCACAAACGCTTTATAAAAGATGGTTTGTTGATTTTGAGTTTCCAAATGAGGATGGAGAACCATATAAATCTTCTGGTGGAGAAATGGTAGAATCTGAACTCGGTTTAATTCCTGAAGGATGGGATATAACAAATTTTTCAACTATTATAAATATTTATTCTGGTAAAAGACCACCAAAAAAGGTTAAGGAAAGAGATTCAAAATATGAAATTCCTGTGCTTGGAGCCTCGGGTATCATGGCATACACAAATGATTACAATATTCAAAGTGAAGTCTTGGTTATTGGAAGAGTAGGGACCCACGGAGTAGTTCAAAGAATTAATGAAAAAGTATGGAGTTCTGATAATACCCTTATAATTGAGTCGCAAAAATACTATTTCTCATATCAAATATTAATGAGTATAGATTATAAATCTCTAAATAGGGGAAGCACTCAACCATTAATTACTCAAACTGATATTAAAAAAGTTGATATAGTAAAACCTAATAATGTTTTAGTTGAAAACTATGAGGAGATATGTAGAAATGCTTTCAATGTCATTAATTCTAATAATATTCAAAATAATATTTTATGTGAATTTAGGAATGAACTATTACCAAAACTAATGAATGGTGAAATAGAAGTACCTATAGAAGAATAA
- a CDS encoding APC family permease produces MDKEKQSLDRSIGLFGGISILTGIMVGSGIFFIGSYVLMRTDYSSGTSLLVWLIGGLITLIYGLIYGELGAMMPKAGGYYVYLREAFGKPVAFLSGFVNFILASSGSIAALAIAFSLILSNVLSMLFSITMSSLVMSLISVIMIILLSLLNFFEIRLGALVQKIFFVIKIIPIFLIIILGLILGTNSVSLSIDFNQMPFFDVLTMIGYAVIATFWAYEGWTNLNSVAGEVKKPGRNIPLSLIISIGSVTLLYVIYQYSTFRVLSLADLQALIQGDNIYTGINAAYVLIGNIGMYLVMITMLLSVLGALNGSIMVFPRVYYAMSHDGVLFPKFKELHSKYKTPYYAIIGSAIMAVILLVFGLDDLISLIAFSGLLFNGLIFISLFIFRKKYPNIERPYKVPFYPYLPALAIIVTGLLLVAVYVENIRSSLIGTGVLLLGLPIYYGIKYFNKTKSQ; encoded by the coding sequence ATGGATAAAGAAAAACAATCTTTAGATAGATCTATTGGATTATTTGGAGGTATTTCAATATTAACTGGTATTATGGTTGGTTCTGGTATATTCTTCATTGGATCCTATGTATTAATGAGAACAGATTATTCATCTGGTACTTCATTACTTGTTTGGTTAATTGGTGGTTTAATTACTTTAATTTATGGTTTGATTTATGGTGAGTTAGGCGCAATGATGCCTAAAGCTGGAGGCTATTATGTTTATTTAAGAGAAGCCTTTGGAAAGCCTGTGGCTTTCCTAAGCGGTTTTGTTAATTTTATTTTGGCTTCTAGTGGATCTATCGCAGCTTTAGCCATTGCTTTTTCATTGATTTTAAGTAATGTTTTATCCATGTTATTTTCTATCACTATGTCTTCATTGGTCATGTCTTTAATATCAGTGATCATGATTATTTTATTATCTCTATTGAATTTCTTTGAGATTAGGTTAGGAGCTTTGGTTCAAAAGATATTCTTTGTAATTAAGATCATTCCTATTTTCTTAATTATTATCTTAGGATTAATTTTAGGAACTAATTCAGTTTCTTTATCAATTGATTTTAATCAAATGCCATTTTTTGATGTCTTAACCATGATTGGTTATGCTGTTATAGCGACTTTTTGGGCATATGAAGGTTGGACCAATTTAAATAGTGTGGCTGGAGAAGTTAAAAAGCCTGGAAGAAATATTCCTTTATCATTGATTATATCCATTGGATCTGTAACCTTACTTTATGTTATTTATCAATATTCTACTTTTAGGGTATTATCTTTAGCTGACTTACAAGCCTTAATTCAAGGTGATAATATCTATACAGGTATTAATGCGGCTTATGTCTTAATAGGTAATATTGGTATGTACTTGGTTATGATAACCATGTTATTAAGTGTTCTAGGTGCATTGAATGGATCCATTATGGTATTTCCTAGAGTATATTACGCCATGAGTCATGATGGTGTTTTATTTCCTAAATTCAAAGAATTACATTCAAAATACAAAACACCTTATTATGCAATTATAGGATCAGCAATCATGGCTGTTATTTTATTGGTATTTGGCTTAGATGATTTGATTTCTTTGATTGCATTTTCAGGTCTATTATTTAATGGTTTAATCTTTATTTCTTTATTTATATTTAGAAAGAAATATCCAAATATAGAAAGACCTTATAAAGTACCATTTTATCCTTATTTACCAGCATTGGCTATTATAGTGACAGGTCTATTATTAGTCGCTGTATATGTAGAAAATATAAGATCATCTTTAATTGGAACAGGAGTATTGTTATTAGGATTACCAATTTATTATGGGATTAAGTATTTTAATAAAACAAAATCTCAATAA
- a CDS encoding YitT family protein, which translates to MSNKVKEYIYINIGVVMVALGMYVFLMPSNLATGGANGLAIVLNYFIPILPVGVIMVFINIILFVIAFIVIGKGFGFKTIYASLAVSLLVYVFEKVFPMETSLTGDILLELIFGIVITGVGMGIVFNQNASTGGTDISAKILHKFFHINLGKAVFLSDIVITVFSAFAFGINIAMYAMLGVLLNSFVIDYIIDGLNLRKEVTIVSDHFDEIKTYIIETLDRSFTIYYGKGGYSNLDKKLITTVISKREFIRLRTFINELDSNAFVTVKNTHEVYGDGFSEL; encoded by the coding sequence ATGTCAAATAAAGTTAAAGAATATATTTATATTAATATTGGTGTGGTAATGGTGGCTTTAGGTATGTATGTTTTTTTAATGCCTAGTAACTTAGCGACCGGAGGAGCTAATGGTTTAGCCATTGTTTTAAACTATTTTATTCCGATTTTACCTGTAGGTGTTATTATGGTTTTTATCAATATTATTTTGTTTGTTATTGCCTTTATTGTGATTGGTAAAGGTTTTGGTTTCAAAACTATTTATGCTTCTTTAGCAGTATCATTACTTGTATATGTTTTTGAAAAAGTATTTCCTATGGAAACATCATTAACAGGAGATATCTTGTTAGAACTCATCTTTGGTATTGTTATTACTGGGGTTGGTATGGGGATTGTCTTTAATCAAAATGCTTCAACTGGGGGTACTGATATCTCGGCTAAGATCCTCCATAAGTTTTTTCATATTAACTTAGGTAAAGCTGTCTTTTTATCAGATATCGTCATTACTGTGTTTTCTGCTTTTGCCTTTGGTATTAATATAGCGATGTACGCTATGTTAGGTGTTTTACTTAATTCTTTTGTGATTGATTATATTATTGATGGTTTAAATTTAAGGAAAGAAGTAACCATTGTAAGTGATCATTTTGATGAAATAAAGACATATATCATTGAAACTCTAGATCGTTCTTTTACCATTTATTATGGTAAAGGCGGATATTCTAACTTAGATAAAAAATTGATTACTACAGTAATTTCTAAAAGAGAGTTTATAAGATTAAGAACTTTTATAAATGAACTAGATTCTAATGCCTTTGTGACAGTAAAAAATACTCATGAAGTTTATGGTGATGGTTTTTCTGAACTATAA
- a CDS encoding DUF2161 family putative PD-(D/E)XK-type phosphodiesterase: MEKDMFPILKDFLMNDGYDVKAEVLKADIVAKKDDIILIVEMKSVFSTTLIYQGLKRQHISDFVYLAIEKPSSKVLNSSTFKEKKTIVRRLELGLILVDIKKKMIEVILDPKTYHFKNNKKKRKQLNKEFSLRKTSMNTGGVKGVKIMTAYKELALMILDALKDEPKTSQYLKNYTNRNKTLSILQKNYYGWFERVSRGVYQLSDTGRLAIEEYRDVIKEIK, encoded by the coding sequence ATGGAAAAAGATATGTTTCCTATTCTAAAAGATTTCTTAATGAATGATGGTTATGATGTTAAAGCAGAAGTATTAAAGGCTGATATTGTTGCAAAAAAAGATGATATCATTTTGATTGTTGAAATGAAAAGTGTCTTTTCAACAACATTAATCTATCAAGGTTTAAAGAGGCAACATATATCTGATTTTGTATATTTAGCTATTGAAAAACCTTCAAGTAAGGTTTTGAATTCTTCTACTTTTAAAGAAAAGAAAACCATTGTTAGACGACTAGAATTAGGATTAATTCTTGTGGATATAAAGAAAAAAATGATTGAAGTCATATTGGATCCTAAAACTTATCATTTTAAAAATAATAAAAAAAAGAGAAAACAATTAAACAAAGAATTCTCTTTAAGAAAAACATCCATGAATACTGGTGGGGTCAAAGGTGTTAAAATCATGACGGCTTATAAAGAACTAGCTTTAATGATTCTTGATGCATTGAAAGATGAGCCTAAGACAAGTCAGTATTTGAAAAATTATACAAATAGAAATAAAACTTTAAGTATCTTACAAAAGAATTATTATGGATGGTTTGAAAGAGTTTCAAGAGGAGTTTATCAATTAAGTGATACAGGTAGATTGGCAATAGAAGAGTATCGAGATGTCATCAAGGAAATAAAATAA
- a CDS encoding pyridoxamine 5'-phosphate oxidase family protein, with product MFRDLRRKDKRMDKETTLDLLEKAEVGVLSTLGKDGYPYGVALNYVYLNQKIYFHCAKDGHKLDNINYHDKVSFSIYDDVQIKGKALTTYYRSLVVFGKARII from the coding sequence ATGTTTAGAGATTTAAGAAGAAAAGATAAAAGAATGGATAAAGAAACTACATTAGATTTATTAGAAAAAGCTGAAGTTGGTGTATTATCAACCTTAGGGAAGGATGGGTATCCTTATGGAGTTGCTCTTAATTACGTTTATTTAAATCAAAAAATATATTTTCATTGTGCCAAAGATGGGCACAAGCTTGATAATATTAATTATCATGATAAGGTATCTTTTTCTATTTATGATGATGTTCAAATTAAGGGTAAAGCATTAACAACCTATTATCGTTCTCTTGTTGTTTTTGGTAAGGCAAGAATTATTTAA
- a CDS encoding CD0519/CD1768 family membrane protein has product MKKNAVTKETYVVLGFFIFAFVIFSIEMGVANFLGTTIETGYYLLMNVALWIMGVAVLTGALAGVFSEFGIIALFNKLLRPVVRWVYRLPGVAGIGAISAYLSDNPAIISLYKEREFRKQFKDYQIPVLCNLGTSFGMGLVIAIAFLSLGQKYEGNFFLATGVGIIASIIGSIVSVRLLTHYSRKYYKIPKNDDPIKKATGEDLFRYTREGNTLNRLLEAALDGGKNGVEIGLQIIPGILIISTFIIILTNQPPLGGYTGAALEGVGWLPSIGKHLMFIFKPLFGFDSPEAIAFPLTSLGSAGAAIGFVDEFLSSGFIDVKDIAVFTAIGTTWSGYLSTHVGMMDSLDSRPLTSKAIFSHTIGGLVSGISANYLFILITLIF; this is encoded by the coding sequence ATGAAAAAGAACGCTGTGACAAAAGAAACCTATGTCGTTTTAGGGTTTTTTATTTTTGCTTTTGTCATCTTTTCAATTGAAATGGGTGTGGCTAACTTTTTAGGCACAACCATTGAAACAGGTTATTATTTATTGATGAATGTTGCTTTATGGATTATGGGTGTCGCCGTATTAACTGGGGCATTAGCAGGGGTCTTTAGTGAATTTGGTATTATTGCCTTATTCAATAAATTATTAAGACCTGTAGTACGATGGGTTTATCGTTTACCAGGTGTTGCTGGTATAGGTGCAATTAGTGCTTATCTTTCAGATAATCCAGCCATTATTTCTTTGTATAAAGAAAGAGAATTCAGAAAACAATTTAAAGACTACCAAATCCCAGTCCTTTGTAATCTAGGTACCAGTTTTGGTATGGGTTTGGTTATTGCTATTGCTTTTCTATCCCTAGGACAAAAATATGAAGGAAACTTCTTCTTAGCCACTGGAGTAGGTATTATTGCTAGTATTATTGGATCTATTGTATCTGTACGTTTATTAACTCATTATTCAAGAAAATACTATAAGATTCCTAAGAATGATGATCCAATTAAAAAAGCAACTGGTGAAGATCTATTTAGATATACTCGCGAAGGAAACACCTTAAATAGATTATTAGAAGCTGCTTTAGATGGTGGAAAAAATGGTGTAGAAATAGGTTTACAAATTATCCCTGGTATCTTAATCATTTCTACTTTTATTATTATCTTAACCAATCAACCACCTCTTGGTGGTTACACAGGGGCTGCCTTGGAAGGTGTAGGATGGTTACCATCCATAGGTAAACACCTAATGTTTATCTTTAAACCCTTGTTTGGATTTGATTCACCAGAAGCCATTGCCTTCCCTTTAACTTCTCTAGGAAGTGCTGGGGCAGCTATTGGATTTGTTGATGAATTTTTATCTAGCGGTTTTATTGATGTTAAAGACATTGCTGTTTTTACAGCCATAGGTACAACATGGAGCGGTTACTTAAGCACCCATGTTGGTATGATGGATTCATTAGACTCAAGACCTCTAACATCAAAAGCTATATTTTCTCATACCATAGGTGGTCTAGTTAGTGGTATCTCAGCCAATTATTTATTTATACTAATCACACTGATTTTTTAA
- a CDS encoding type I restriction endonuclease subunit R, translating to MSSFNESHLEEAVIEWFQELGYEYANGLDIGPDGDYPERESYEDVILKERLREALFAFNKDIPHEALEEALREIIIPKKVSLIDNNKDFHKYLTEGITVEYRNDSGRMVHKQAVLFDYNHIHNNDFLVVNQFIVIENKVKKIPDVIVFINGFPLVVFELKSMSDEKVSISDAYNQIRTYQNTISNLFVYNAFSVISDGENAKAGTITSNEKRFMFWRLLKGKKILGNDIPQLELIIKGMFDKEILLNIIKHYIVFEEDNHFTNKILAGYHQYQASEEALKNTIRAISPTGDRRIGVVWHTQGSGKSLTMVFYSGKLVINEKLNNPTIVVITDRNDLDDQLFSTFSKSQDLLRNKPVQATDREHLRELLDGRTSGGIIFTTIHKFYPENGNSIEPLTNRTNVIVIADEAHRTQYGFDAKIVENKEEAYETFGYAKYMRDSLPNASYIGFTGTPIELVDRNTKAVFGDYIDTYDMTNSIKDKNTVEIYYESRIAKIDFYDQYRDLLDEEFDEITEYQEEIEKTKQKRKWAQLEAVVGSKERVKQISKDIVKHFEERQYANEAPTGKAMIVSMSRRIAVEFYKEITALRPTWHHKDLNKGKIKVVMTSSSSDPEDWQLHKTTKADRDKLSARMKDNKDELELVIVCDMWLTGFDVPSLHTMYIDKPMKGHNLMQAIARVNRVFKEKEGGLVVDYIGIADSLKKALSIYTETDRETTGIDTDLAVNLMMEKLDVIHDLLHNHDYSKFFGESKGQKVKAIVETADYIIGLGEKDKKDYIQLVTELTKTYSLCATTDQAMEVNVEIGFHKAVKATLIKTITHGSKKKTTAELDAELNQLISKSLRSDKVIDILAEAGLQKPNIAVLSDEFLEEFKEMEHKNLAVELLKKLIKGKIKAIATKSIIQSRKFSEMLEDAILKYQLRSLTTSLIIQELIDMAKEIMKAEDISKGSGLNEDEYAFYEALSSNMTAKKVMGTAVLKEIARELTVKIKSNTTVDWNIRESVRARIRMEVRRLLKKYDYPPDDPSDPNNYDKSIQLIMEQTELVCDRDSLD from the coding sequence ATGTCAAGCTTTAATGAATCACATTTAGAAGAAGCTGTTATTGAATGGTTTCAAGAATTAGGATATGAATATGCCAATGGTTTAGATATTGGACCTGATGGAGATTATCCTGAAAGAGAGTCTTATGAAGATGTTATTTTAAAAGAGCGCTTAAGAGAAGCGCTTTTTGCCTTTAATAAGGATATACCTCATGAAGCCTTAGAAGAAGCTCTAAGAGAGATTATCATTCCTAAAAAGGTTTCTTTAATTGATAATAATAAAGATTTTCATAAATACCTGACTGAAGGTATTACTGTGGAATACAGAAATGACTCAGGTAGAATGGTTCATAAACAAGCTGTTTTATTTGATTATAATCATATTCACAATAATGATTTTCTTGTTGTGAACCAATTCATTGTTATAGAAAATAAAGTCAAAAAGATTCCTGATGTGATTGTTTTTATTAATGGATTTCCTTTAGTTGTTTTTGAACTAAAATCAATGTCAGATGAAAAAGTAAGTATATCAGATGCATATAATCAAATAAGAACTTATCAAAATACGATTAGTAACTTATTTGTTTATAATGCTTTTTCAGTGATTAGCGATGGAGAAAATGCTAAAGCTGGTACAATTACTTCTAATGAAAAAAGATTTATGTTTTGGAGATTATTAAAAGGCAAGAAAATATTAGGTAACGATATACCTCAATTAGAACTAATTATTAAAGGTATGTTTGATAAAGAAATATTATTGAATATCATTAAGCATTATATTGTCTTTGAAGAAGATAACCATTTTACTAATAAAATATTAGCTGGATATCATCAATACCAAGCCAGTGAAGAGGCTTTAAAAAATACCATAAGAGCCATTAGTCCTACAGGTGATAGAAGAATCGGTGTGGTATGGCATACACAAGGTTCAGGAAAATCATTAACTATGGTTTTTTATAGTGGTAAGTTAGTCATTAATGAAAAACTAAATAATCCTACAATTGTTGTTATTACAGATAGAAATGATTTAGATGATCAATTGTTCTCAACATTTTCTAAATCACAAGATTTATTAAGAAACAAACCTGTACAAGCAACTGATAGAGAACATTTAAGAGAATTATTAGATGGTAGAACATCTGGAGGAATTATCTTTACAACGATTCATAAGTTTTATCCTGAAAATGGAAATTCAATAGAACCTTTAACCAATAGAACAAATGTGATAGTCATCGCTGATGAAGCACATAGAACACAATATGGTTTTGATGCTAAAATCGTTGAGAATAAAGAAGAAGCTTATGAGACTTTTGGTTATGCTAAGTATATGAGAGATTCATTACCAAATGCTTCATATATTGGTTTTACTGGAACGCCTATAGAATTAGTTGATAGAAATACAAAAGCAGTCTTTGGTGATTATATCGATACCTATGACATGACTAATTCAATCAAAGACAAAAATACTGTTGAAATCTATTATGAAAGTCGTATAGCTAAAATAGACTTTTATGATCAATATAGAGATTTATTAGATGAAGAATTTGATGAAATAACAGAATACCAAGAAGAAATAGAAAAGACTAAACAAAAAAGAAAATGGGCTCAGTTAGAAGCAGTTGTTGGTTCTAAAGAAAGAGTTAAACAGATATCAAAAGATATCGTGAAACATTTTGAAGAAAGACAATACGCCAATGAAGCACCAACTGGTAAAGCAATGATTGTTTCTATGTCTAGAAGAATCGCAGTAGAGTTCTATAAAGAAATAACTGCTTTAAGACCAACTTGGCATCATAAGGATTTAAACAAAGGTAAGATTAAAGTTGTCATGACTTCATCATCTTCTGATCCAGAAGATTGGCAACTTCATAAAACAACAAAAGCTGATAGAGATAAACTATCAGCTAGAATGAAAGATAATAAAGATGAGTTAGAATTAGTGATTGTCTGTGATATGTGGTTAACAGGTTTTGATGTACCATCATTACATACTATGTATATTGATAAACCGATGAAAGGCCATAACTTAATGCAAGCGATTGCTAGAGTTAATAGAGTCTTTAAAGAAAAAGAAGGCGGACTTGTCGTTGATTATATTGGTATCGCAGATAGTCTAAAGAAAGCTTTGTCTATTTATACTGAAACGGATAGAGAAACAACGGGTATTGATACAGATTTAGCTGTTAACTTAATGATGGAAAAATTAGATGTCATTCATGATTTATTACATAATCATGATTACTCTAAGTTCTTTGGAGAATCAAAAGGACAAAAAGTAAAAGCCATTGTAGAAACAGCAGATTATATTATTGGACTTGGTGAGAAGGATAAAAAGGACTATATACAATTAGTGACTGAATTAACTAAAACTTATTCACTTTGCGCAACGACTGATCAAGCCATGGAAGTCAATGTTGAAATAGGCTTCCATAAAGCAGTGAAAGCGACTTTAATAAAAACAATCACACATGGTTCTAAGAAAAAGACAACTGCAGAGTTGGATGCGGAGTTGAATCAATTAATATCTAAATCATTAAGATCAGATAAGGTCATTGATATATTAGCAGAAGCAGGATTACAAAAACCTAACATCGCTGTCTTATCAGATGAGTTCTTAGAAGAGTTTAAAGAAATGGAACATAAGAACTTAGCTGTAGAATTACTTAAAAAACTAATAAAAGGTAAGATTAAAGCCATAGCGACTAAATCTATTATTCAATCAAGAAAGTTCTCTGAAATGTTAGAAGATGCAATCCTTAAATACCAATTAAGATCACTGACAACATCTCTTATCATTCAAGAGCTAATTGATATGGCGAAAGAAATCATGAAAGCAGAAGATATATCTAAAGGTTCAGGACTTAATGAAGATGAATATGCCTTCTATGAGGCTTTATCATCTAATATGACAGCAAAGAAAGTCATGGGCACTGCTGTATTAAAAGAGATCGCTAGAGAATTAACAGTTAAGATAAAGAGTAATACAACAGTTGATTGGAACATTAGAGAATCTGTAAGAGCAAGAATAAGGATGGAAGTCAGAAGGTTACTTAAAAAGTATGATTATCCACCAGATGATCCAAGTGACCCTAATAATTATGATAAATCGATTCAGTTAATTATGGAACAGACAGAACTTGTTTGTGATAGAGATTCATTAGATTAA
- a CDS encoding type I restriction-modification system subunit M, producing MVALGFETKLWEMADKLRGNIESSEYKHVVLGLVFLKYISDSFEEKYNELKEEDLGFEEERDAYLADNVFFVPKEARWSYIKSNAKQPTIGQIIDDAMIAIEKENKTLKNVLPKNYSRPALDKTRLGELVDLFSFNIGSKEAKAKDVLGRVYEYFLKKFGSTEGEFYTPPSLVKLLVNMIEPYKGRVYDPCCGSGGMFVQSARFVEEHQGRIGDISIYGQEYTATTWRLAKMNLAIRGIDANLGERDADSFTNDQHKNLRADYILANPPFNIKDWGQPHLLDDPRWKWGIPPKTNANYAWISHMISKLSPKGTAGFVLANGSLSTSRSEEYEIRKNILEERLVDCIIAMPSQLFYDVSIPVSLWFISKDRSSRKDKVLFMDARKMGYMETRKHRELKEEETKQLFETYHNWKNNENYKDIEGFCKSASLEEIRSYGYVLTPGRYVGIEEEEDDGIPFEEKMDRLTSELSDLFEESKSLEEKIKENLRGIGYEV from the coding sequence ATGGTAGCGTTAGGTTTTGAAACAAAATTATGGGAGATGGCTGATAAACTAAGAGGAAATATAGAAAGTTCTGAATACAAACATGTTGTATTAGGTCTAGTATTTCTTAAGTATATATCAGATTCATTTGAAGAAAAATATAATGAATTAAAAGAAGAAGACTTAGGCTTTGAAGAAGAACGAGATGCTTATCTTGCGGATAATGTATTCTTTGTTCCTAAAGAAGCTAGATGGTCTTATATTAAGAGTAATGCTAAACAACCAACGATTGGTCAAATCATTGATGATGCTATGATAGCCATAGAAAAAGAAAATAAAACACTAAAGAATGTTTTACCTAAGAATTATTCTAGACCTGCTTTAGATAAAACCAGATTAGGTGAGTTAGTTGATTTGTTTTCTTTTAATATTGGATCTAAAGAAGCAAAAGCAAAAGATGTATTAGGAAGAGTTTATGAATACTTCCTTAAAAAGTTCGGATCAACTGAAGGCGAATTTTATACGCCACCTAGTTTAGTTAAATTACTTGTTAATATGATTGAACCATATAAAGGAAGAGTCTATGACCCATGTTGTGGATCAGGTGGCATGTTTGTTCAATCAGCAAGATTTGTAGAAGAACACCAAGGTAGAATTGGTGATATTTCTATTTATGGACAAGAATATACAGCAACTACTTGGCGACTAGCTAAGATGAACCTAGCCATAAGAGGAATTGATGCTAATCTTGGTGAAAGAGATGCAGATAGTTTTACTAATGACCAACATAAGAACTTAAGAGCGGATTATATACTAGCCAATCCACCTTTTAATATTAAAGACTGGGGTCAACCTCATCTGTTAGATGACCCAAGATGGAAATGGGGTATCCCACCAAAGACTAATGCAAACTATGCATGGATATCTCATATGATATCTAAACTAAGTCCAAAAGGTACAGCTGGATTTGTTTTAGCTAATGGATCTTTATCAACATCAAGAAGTGAAGAATATGAAATCAGAAAGAATATTTTAGAAGAAAGACTAGTTGATTGTATTATAGCCATGCCTTCACAGTTATTCTATGATGTATCTATTCCTGTATCCTTATGGTTTATTTCTAAAGATAGAAGCAGTAGAAAAGACAAAGTTTTGTTTATGGATGCTAGAAAAATGGGCTACATGGAAACAAGAAAACATAGAGAATTAAAAGAAGAGGAAACTAAACAATTATTTGAAACTTATCATAACTGGAAAAACAATGAAAACTATAAAGATATTGAAGGCTTCTGTAAATCAGCGAGTTTAGAAGAAATCAGAAGTTATGGTTATGTTTTAACACCAGGAAGATATGTTGGTATAGAGGAAGAGGAAGATGATGGAATCCCATTTGAAGAAAAGATGGATAGATTAACATCTGAGTTATCTGACTTATTTGAAGAATCTAAATCTCTTGAAGAAAAGATTAAAGAAAACCTAAGAGGGATAGGTTATGAGGTTTAA